The following proteins come from a genomic window of Acidimicrobiales bacterium:
- a CDS encoding LLM class F420-dependent oxidoreductase — MRISTSLNYATDPQTAATQARELEAAGVDRIWIPEAYGFDAVSLLGYLAASTSTVELASGILNTFSRTPALLAQTAAGLDALSGGRFVLGLGASGPQVIEGFHGVPYARPVTRMKEIIQICRAAWRRERLVHDGDVFTLPLPSDQGTGLGKPLKIINHLKRSDIPIYIAALGPRSVEETAATCEGWLPFLVYPERMDQVWGDAVRAGLARRDDTLGELDVVAGGLVAIGDDAAQYRELARPMAALYIGGMGARGKNFYNDVCRDYGFADEATAVQDAYLDGRKDEAAGLLPDELITNTTLCGDEAYVVDRLAAYSDAGVTSLNVTPVGGEPATVLGRLRELAEHA, encoded by the coding sequence ATGCGCATATCCACCTCCCTCAACTACGCCACCGACCCCCAGACCGCCGCCACCCAGGCACGGGAGCTGGAGGCGGCCGGCGTCGACCGCATCTGGATCCCCGAGGCCTACGGCTTCGATGCCGTGAGCCTGCTGGGCTACCTGGCCGCCAGCACGTCCACCGTCGAGTTGGCCAGCGGCATCCTCAACACCTTTTCCCGTACGCCGGCACTTCTGGCCCAGACCGCGGCCGGCTTGGATGCCCTGTCCGGCGGTCGGTTCGTGCTGGGCCTCGGGGCCTCGGGGCCCCAGGTCATAGAGGGCTTCCACGGCGTGCCGTACGCCAGGCCGGTGACGCGCATGAAGGAGATCATCCAGATCTGTCGGGCCGCCTGGCGCCGTGAACGCCTGGTGCACGACGGCGACGTGTTCACCCTGCCCCTGCCGTCCGACCAGGGCACCGGGCTGGGAAAGCCGCTGAAGATCATCAACCACCTGAAGCGGTCCGACATCCCGATCTACATCGCCGCCCTGGGGCCGAGGAGCGTCGAGGAGACCGCCGCCACCTGCGAGGGCTGGCTTCCGTTCCTCGTCTACCCGGAACGGATGGACCAGGTGTGGGGCGACGCCGTCAGGGCCGGCCTGGCCCGACGGGACGACACCCTCGGCGAGCTCGACGTGGTGGCCGGCGGCCTCGTGGCCATCGGCGATGATGCAGCCCAGTACCGCGAGCTCGCCAGGCCGATGGCCGCCCTCTACATAGGCGGCATGGGCGCCCGAGGGAAGAACTTCTACAACGACGTCTGCCGGGACTACGGCTTCGCCGACGAGGCGACCGCCGTTCAGGACGCCTACCTGGATGGCCGCAAGGACGAGGCCGCCGGGCTGCTACCCGACGAGCTCATCACGAACACGACCCTGTGTGGTGACGAGGCCTACGTGGTCGACCGGCTGGCCGCCTATTCCGACGCCGGCGTGACCTCACTGAACGTGACCCCGGTGGGCGGCGAGCCCGCCACGGTGCTGGGTCGACTGCGGGAGCTGGCCGAGCACGCCTGA
- a CDS encoding SDR family oxidoreductase, with translation MEFKGARILVTGGSRGIGAALARAYAAEGAEVVVAARSVVDLQAVADEVGGHAVVVDLSDPAAVEGLVPGVEADLGPIDVLVNNAGVETTDMAAVISPADVRAATRVNLEAPMVLTRYVLPGMLERGSGHIVYLSSIAGTSGFPSMATYCATKAGINNFVASLRMELKGSPIRTTLVAPGPVDTRMWDAVENSSASTGRVVDRFNLLRLIPMVDPDRLARRVVRATARRTRHVRTPRRLSVNFMLGEAPQRMTEGLLAGVRLDPTDTRPDGP, from the coding sequence ATGGAGTTCAAAGGTGCGCGGATACTGGTGACGGGTGGATCGCGGGGGATCGGGGCGGCGCTGGCGCGGGCGTATGCGGCCGAGGGCGCCGAGGTCGTCGTCGCCGCCCGGTCGGTGGTCGACCTGCAGGCGGTGGCCGACGAGGTGGGAGGCCACGCTGTGGTGGTCGACCTATCCGACCCGGCGGCCGTGGAGGGCCTGGTACCGGGAGTGGAGGCCGACCTCGGGCCGATCGACGTGCTGGTCAACAACGCCGGCGTCGAGACCACCGACATGGCGGCGGTCATAAGTCCGGCCGACGTACGTGCGGCCACTCGGGTGAACCTCGAGGCGCCCATGGTCCTGACCCGCTACGTGCTGCCCGGGATGCTGGAACGGGGCAGCGGCCACATCGTCTACCTGTCGTCGATCGCCGGCACGTCGGGCTTTCCGTCGATGGCCACCTACTGCGCCACCAAGGCGGGCATCAACAACTTCGTGGCCTCCCTGCGCATGGAACTCAAGGGTTCACCGATCCGGACGACGCTCGTGGCCCCCGGCCCGGTGGACACCCGCATGTGGGACGCCGTCGAGAACTCGTCGGCCAGCACAGGGCGGGTGGTCGACAGGTTCAACCTGCTGCGGCTCATACCCATGGTCGACCCGGACCGCCTCGCCCGACGGGTGGTCCGGGCCACGGCACGGCGGACCCGCCACGTACGGACGCCCCGCCGCCTATCGGTCAACTTCATGCTCGGCGAGGCGCCGCAGCGGATGACCGAGGGGCTCCTGGCCGGCGTGCGCCTGGACCCGACCGACACACGGCCCGACGGACCCTGA
- a CDS encoding alpha/beta fold hydrolase: MAQTPHVEPFTISVSDAQIADLRRRLADTRWPDQLPGTGWDYGCDLAWLRDLASYWADGFDWRAAEARLNSMDQVVTTIDGQRIHAIHQRSPEPDALPLLISHGWPGSVVEFLGVIGPLADPAAHGGDPADAFHVIAPSLPGYGWSGPTTERGWGVGRTAMAFVELADRLGYDRYGVQGGDWGSMVSRQVAAAAPDRVVGCHVNMFAGGPPGHDDDFDDVTVTEQRLMDRGTWYMAEDNGYFRIQETRPQTLGTGLNDSPAGLLSWIGEKFHGWVDHDGNPLDVVDRDQVLANVSTYWFTGTINSSTRMYFETMKALARGEVLAEDPEVPLGVSAFPAELFMSRRRWVEATHNVTFWREHNRGGHFAAMERPEALVADVREFFRGLR, from the coding sequence GTGGCCCAGACTCCGCACGTCGAGCCGTTCACCATCTCGGTGTCCGACGCCCAGATCGCCGACCTGCGCCGGCGCCTCGCCGACACCCGGTGGCCCGACCAGCTCCCGGGCACCGGCTGGGACTACGGATGCGACCTGGCTTGGCTGAGGGACCTGGCCTCGTACTGGGCCGACGGCTTCGACTGGCGGGCCGCCGAGGCGCGACTCAACTCGATGGACCAGGTCGTCACCACCATCGACGGTCAGCGCATCCATGCCATCCACCAGCGGTCCCCGGAGCCCGATGCGCTACCGCTGCTCATCAGCCACGGCTGGCCCGGCTCGGTGGTGGAGTTCCTCGGGGTGATCGGGCCGCTCGCCGATCCGGCCGCCCACGGCGGCGATCCGGCTGACGCCTTCCACGTCATCGCCCCGTCGCTTCCCGGCTACGGCTGGTCCGGTCCGACCACCGAGCGGGGCTGGGGCGTTGGACGGACCGCCATGGCGTTCGTCGAGTTGGCGGACCGCCTGGGCTACGACCGCTACGGCGTGCAGGGCGGTGACTGGGGATCCATGGTCTCCCGGCAGGTGGCGGCCGCCGCACCCGACCGGGTGGTCGGCTGCCACGTCAACATGTTCGCCGGCGGGCCCCCGGGCCACGACGACGACTTCGACGACGTCACAGTGACCGAACAGCGGCTCATGGACCGGGGCACCTGGTACATGGCCGAGGACAACGGGTACTTCCGCATCCAGGAGACCCGACCCCAGACGCTCGGCACCGGGCTGAACGACTCTCCGGCCGGCCTGCTGTCGTGGATCGGCGAGAAGTTCCACGGCTGGGTCGATCACGACGGCAACCCGCTGGACGTGGTCGACCGTGACCAGGTCCTGGCCAACGTCAGCACCTACTGGTTCACGGGCACCATCAACTCCTCGACCCGCATGTACTTCGAGACGATGAAGGCCCTGGCCCGCGGCGAGGTGCTGGCCGAGGATCCGGAGGTGCCGCTGGGGGTGTCGGCATTCCCGGCCGAGCTCTTCATGTCCCGCCGGCGCTGGGTGGAGGCAACCCACAACGTGACGTTCTGGCGTGAACACAACCGGGGCGGACACTTCGCCGCCATGGAGCGCCCCGAGGCCCTGGTGGCCGACGTGCGCGAGTTCTTCCGGGGCCTTCGATGA
- a CDS encoding alpha/beta hydrolase produces MSPATMLVGAGSVSIASETRGPATHTTWPPIVATTGWANDRSVWTPMVDDLCSDHLITTWDLRGHGASGAPPPGCYTRAHALGDLAAVLDRAGRPAVLMGHSLGGFLSLAHAVDHPEEVAGLVLVATGPGFRKVDAREQWNESVREAAAGIDLPPGAEEISMHHDAHVIDHLAEVSVPVLVLLGERDTRFAASAALFERDLDVRETVVVPDMGHMVHVKAPGECAAAVRRFMAGLHGR; encoded by the coding sequence ATGAGCCCGGCGACGATGCTGGTCGGTGCCGGGTCCGTCTCGATCGCGTCCGAGACCAGGGGTCCGGCAACCCACACGACCTGGCCTCCGATCGTCGCCACCACGGGATGGGCCAACGACCGGAGCGTCTGGACGCCGATGGTTGACGACCTGTGCAGCGACCACCTGATCACCACGTGGGACCTTCGGGGCCACGGGGCCAGCGGAGCCCCACCCCCCGGCTGCTATACCCGGGCCCACGCCCTGGGCGACCTGGCCGCCGTGCTGGACCGGGCGGGTCGCCCGGCCGTGCTGATGGGCCACAGCCTGGGCGGCTTCCTGTCGCTGGCCCACGCCGTCGACCACCCGGAAGAGGTGGCCGGCCTGGTGCTCGTGGCCACCGGCCCTGGCTTCCGCAAGGTGGACGCCCGCGAGCAGTGGAACGAATCGGTCCGGGAGGCCGCTGCGGGGATTGACCTGCCACCGGGAGCCGAGGAGATCTCGATGCACCACGACGCCCACGTCATCGACCACCTGGCCGAGGTCAGCGTTCCGGTCCTCGTGCTGCTCGGCGAGCGTGACACCCGTTTCGCGGCGTCGGCCGCCCTCTTCGAGCGCGACCTGGACGTGCGAGAGACCGTCGTCGTCCCGGACATGGGCCACATGGTGCACGTGAAGGCCCCCGGCGAGTGCGCGGCGGCCGTAAGGCGTTTCATGGCCGGACTGCACGGTCGATGA
- a CDS encoding formylglycine-generating enzyme family protein — MRADPLARMVELPGGGFRMGNDEGGYPADGEGPVRAVVLSAFAISATAVATTQFSAFVEATGHVTTAEREGWSFVFAGQLPDEFEATRGVVGAEWWRQVFGADWRHPEGPHSDLADRSDHPVVHVSSTDAAAFSSWAGGRLPTEAEWEYAARGGLDQKRLPWGDENRPDGPDDHRFNIFTGSFPTADTAEDGWAGTCPVDAFAPNGYGLYNCSGNVWEWTSDWFETDHGAPATAPHIDPTGPPIGVDRVVKGGSYLCHDSYCHRYRLAARSFTPPDSTTGHQGFRLAR, encoded by the coding sequence ATGAGAGCCGATCCGCTGGCCCGGATGGTCGAGTTGCCAGGCGGTGGGTTCCGCATGGGCAACGACGAGGGCGGGTACCCAGCCGACGGGGAGGGGCCGGTCCGGGCCGTGGTCCTGTCGGCGTTCGCCATCTCGGCCACAGCGGTGGCCACGACACAGTTCTCCGCCTTCGTGGAGGCCACCGGGCACGTAACCACCGCCGAGCGCGAGGGCTGGTCGTTCGTCTTCGCCGGGCAGCTGCCCGACGAGTTCGAGGCCACCCGGGGCGTGGTGGGCGCCGAGTGGTGGCGCCAGGTATTCGGTGCCGACTGGCGCCATCCCGAAGGCCCACACAGCGACCTCGCCGACCGAAGCGACCATCCGGTGGTCCACGTGTCGTCGACCGACGCGGCGGCGTTTTCCTCCTGGGCCGGTGGTCGCCTGCCCACCGAGGCCGAGTGGGAGTACGCAGCCAGGGGCGGCCTCGACCAGAAACGCCTGCCGTGGGGAGACGAGAACCGACCCGACGGTCCCGACGACCACCGGTTCAACATCTTCACCGGGAGCTTCCCCACCGCGGACACAGCCGAGGACGGCTGGGCAGGCACCTGCCCGGTCGACGCCTTCGCACCCAACGGCTACGGCCTATACAACTGCTCTGGCAACGTCTGGGAGTGGACGTCCGACTGGTTCGAAACCGATCACGGCGCCCCGGCCACCGCTCCGCACATCGATCCGACCGGTCCGCCGATCGGCGTGGACCGGGTGGTCAAGGGTGGTTCGTACCTCTGCCACGACAGCTACTGCCACCGCTATCGGCTGGCCGCCCGGTCGTTCACTCCCCCGGACAGCACCACCGGACACCAGGGGTTCCGTCTCGCCCGTTGA
- the dusB gene encoding tRNA dihydrouridine synthase DusB: MGLRSAVNQHVPPASPGEFAVPRIGPLDVWPPVVLAPMAGVTNAPFRTLCREFGAGLYVSEMVTARGLLDGHIKTTRLAHFGPDESPRSIQLYGTEPESIGRAVDLLVDEGRVDHIDMNFGCPMPKVTRRGGGAAIPLKPRLFEDIVRAAVEFSGDVPVTVKFRKGTDDDHLTFLEAGRIAEAVGAAAVSLHARTAEQLYSGEADWSAVADLKAAVATIPVFGNGDVWEPWDALRLMRATGCDGVVVGRGCLGRPWLFGDLADVFGDEPSVGGGEPGDPPRLRDVTVAMSRHARLLVDWAGPHGIRDFRKHTAWYLKGYATGPAARRDLQTIADVDHLDRLLAALLDEVDPDMTLDPGSLRIPRSHRSGPRPVVLPEGWLDDPLDATPPPASAEVLVSGG; this comes from the coding sequence ATGGGCCTGCGCAGCGCGGTGAACCAGCACGTCCCGCCGGCCTCCCCCGGCGAGTTCGCCGTACCCCGGATCGGACCACTGGATGTATGGCCCCCGGTCGTCCTGGCTCCGATGGCCGGTGTCACCAACGCACCGTTCCGCACCCTCTGCCGGGAGTTCGGAGCAGGCCTCTACGTCAGCGAGATGGTTACGGCACGGGGCCTGCTCGACGGTCACATCAAGACGACGCGCCTCGCCCACTTCGGTCCCGACGAATCGCCCCGCAGCATCCAGCTGTACGGCACCGAGCCGGAGAGCATCGGACGGGCCGTTGACCTGCTGGTCGACGAGGGACGGGTCGACCACATCGACATGAACTTCGGATGCCCGATGCCGAAGGTGACCCGCAGGGGTGGCGGGGCGGCCATCCCGCTGAAGCCACGGCTGTTCGAGGACATCGTGCGGGCCGCCGTGGAGTTCTCCGGAGACGTGCCGGTAACCGTCAAGTTCCGCAAGGGCACCGACGACGACCACCTCACCTTCCTGGAGGCGGGACGAATCGCCGAGGCGGTGGGGGCCGCCGCGGTGTCGCTCCACGCCCGCACGGCCGAACAGTTGTACTCGGGCGAGGCCGACTGGTCGGCGGTGGCCGACCTGAAGGCGGCGGTGGCCACCATCCCGGTGTTCGGCAACGGCGACGTCTGGGAGCCGTGGGACGCACTACGCCTCATGCGGGCCACCGGCTGCGACGGTGTGGTGGTCGGGCGTGGCTGCCTCGGCCGCCCGTGGCTCTTCGGCGACCTGGCCGACGTGTTCGGCGACGAGCCCTCGGTCGGCGGCGGGGAACCGGGAGATCCCCCGAGGCTCCGTGACGTCACGGTCGCCATGTCCCGCCACGCCCGGCTGCTGGTGGACTGGGCCGGACCGCACGGCATCAGGGACTTCCGGAAGCACACCGCGTGGTACCTGAAGGGCTACGCCACCGGTCCGGCGGCCCGCCGGGACCTCCAGACGATCGCCGACGTCGACCACCTGGACCGCCTGCTGGCCGCCCTGCTGGACGAGGTGGATCCCGACATGACGCTAGATCCCGGGTCGCTGCGCATTCCCCGGAGCCACCGCAGCGGTCCGAGGCCGGTGGTCCTGCCCGAAGGCTGGCTGGACGATCCGCTGGACGCCACGCCGCCGCCAGCATCCGCCGAGGTCCTGGTCTCCGGGGGCTGA